From a single Pseudomonadota bacterium genomic region:
- a CDS encoding DUF177 domain-containing protein: protein MRVDIREVRKAHGAREDVLHDGPLLLGDLRFEGPAHVSLRLSNAASRILVRGLLRGDVVLDCARCAEPFKARVNADIEEEFLPAGSPEVPDEKDSPWSDLSVYTEDDIEIDLTEILRQNVIAALPIKALCREDCRGLCPICGENQNRASCACSTEREDPRLQPLRDLQRRLEG from the coding sequence ATGAGAGTCGACATACGCGAGGTTCGCAAGGCGCACGGTGCCCGGGAAGACGTCCTGCACGACGGGCCGCTGCTGCTCGGAGACCTTCGCTTCGAAGGACCGGCCCACGTCTCACTCCGCCTCAGCAATGCCGCGTCCCGCATCCTGGTGCGCGGCCTGCTGAGAGGCGACGTGGTCCTCGATTGCGCGCGTTGCGCGGAGCCCTTCAAGGCTCGGGTGAACGCCGACATCGAGGAGGAGTTCCTGCCGGCAGGCAGCCCTGAAGTGCCCGACGAGAAGGACTCGCCGTGGTCAGATCTCAGTGTCTACACCGAAGACGACATCGAGATAGACCTCACCGAGATCCTGCGGCAGAACGTCATTGCCGCCCTTCCCATCAAGGCGCTCTGCAGGGAGGATTGCCGCGGGCTGTGTCCAATCTGCGGTGAAAATCAAAATCGTGCATCTTGCGCATGCTCGACCGAACGCGAAGACCCGAGGCTGCAGCCGTTGAGAGATCTCCAGCGGCGCCTCG
- a CDS encoding glycosyltransferase family 2 protein, which translates to MNLVIIPARDEAPTVGTVVRAAMAAPVRCDVLVVDDGSRDSTAAEAREAGATVIETGASRGYGAALMRGFGWALANGYGAVVTMDADGQHDAARLEDLVDGLADADIVSGTRYHDSSPSPLGQPPPDRLRLNRVLTRRINEITGYALTDGFCGFKAYRTRSVATLALDEPGYGFPLQLWLLARRAGLRVVERPVERIYLPVRRVFGGGLDDVERRRDYYERVIERTLASAEGGERAALSRAADVRPRAGTSLVDKGHGFSYNGQALPVSEVARHSAPVVMNARAVPADSRKLP; encoded by the coding sequence ATGAACCTGGTCATCATCCCTGCGCGTGACGAGGCGCCCACCGTGGGGACGGTGGTTCGCGCCGCGATGGCGGCTCCCGTGCGCTGCGACGTGCTCGTCGTCGACGATGGCTCGCGTGATTCCACCGCGGCAGAGGCCCGCGAGGCGGGGGCCACCGTCATCGAGACAGGAGCGAGTCGTGGCTATGGCGCCGCGCTCATGCGTGGGTTCGGCTGGGCTCTGGCCAACGGCTACGGCGCGGTGGTCACGATGGATGCGGATGGCCAGCATGACGCCGCGCGCCTGGAAGATCTCGTGGACGGGCTGGCCGACGCCGACATCGTCTCTGGGACGCGATATCACGATTCCTCACCGTCACCCCTCGGTCAGCCCCCGCCGGATCGGCTGCGCTTGAACCGCGTGCTCACCCGGCGCATCAACGAGATCACGGGGTATGCGCTCACAGACGGGTTCTGCGGATTCAAGGCATACCGCACGCGGTCTGTGGCCACGCTGGCGCTCGACGAACCAGGATACGGCTTTCCCTTGCAGCTCTGGCTGCTGGCCCGCCGGGCTGGGCTGCGTGTCGTGGAGCGGCCTGTTGAGCGCATCTACCTGCCTGTGCGTCGTGTCTTCGGAGGAGGGCTCGACGATGTGGAGCGCAGGCGCGACTACTACGAGCGCGTGATCGAGCGAACCCTCGCATCGGCCGAAGGGGGCGAGCGAGCGGCTCTCAGCCGCGCTGCAGACGTGCGGCCGCGGGCAGGAACGTCTCTTGTTGACAAGGGGCATGGCTTCTCCTATAATGGGCAGGCTTTGCCGGTGAGCGAGGTCGCTCGGCACAGCGCCCCTGTCGTGATGAATGCCCGTGCCGTCCCAGCCGATTCGAGGAAGCTGCCATGA
- the elbB gene encoding isoprenoid biosynthesis protein ElbB, whose translation MPRVGVCLSGCGFRDGAEIHESVLTLLCLDQAGAEVLCMAPDVSQAIVVNHLTGETTHESRNVLAESARIARGAIRDISDVTAADFDALIFPGGFGAALNLCDFATAGDAAVVHPQVGRLIRETLAQHKPIGAICIAPALVAAAAREEGLELTIGTDRATAETLERMGARHFSHEVDEIHVDARNHIVTTPAYMLGPGPAAVYKGISRLVERVLQMTAAGVR comes from the coding sequence ATGCCAAGAGTTGGAGTCTGTCTTTCCGGGTGCGGGTTTCGTGATGGTGCGGAGATCCACGAGAGCGTGCTGACGCTGCTGTGCCTTGATCAGGCGGGCGCAGAGGTGCTCTGCATGGCCCCCGACGTGTCACAGGCCATCGTGGTGAACCACCTGACGGGAGAGACCACGCACGAGAGCCGGAACGTTCTGGCAGAGTCAGCGCGCATCGCGCGGGGCGCCATTCGTGACATCAGTGACGTGACGGCCGCTGATTTCGATGCGCTCATCTTTCCCGGCGGCTTCGGGGCCGCCCTCAATCTCTGCGACTTCGCAACCGCGGGCGATGCCGCCGTTGTGCACCCCCAGGTCGGGCGTCTCATTCGCGAGACCCTGGCCCAGCACAAGCCCATCGGGGCCATCTGCATCGCTCCTGCCCTCGTGGCGGCCGCTGCCCGTGAGGAGGGCCTCGAGCTCACCATCGGGACGGACAGAGCCACGGCCGAAACGCTCGAGCGAATGGGGGCGCGCCACTTCAGCCACGAGGTGGACGAGATACACGTCGATGCGCGCAACCACATCGTGACGACCCCTGCCTACATGCTCGGCCCCGGGCCGGCGGCGGTCTACAAGGGCATCAGCCGGCTCGTGGAGCGGGTGCTGCAGATGACCGCTGCTGGTGTGCGCTGA